Within Engraulis encrasicolus isolate BLACKSEA-1 chromosome 8, IST_EnEncr_1.0, whole genome shotgun sequence, the genomic segment atttatatgtattatcatgtacatgaatgtaaaccaaacaaacaactgggttctctaaaaatacagaagtgcaggtcttcagaaatggagttagggggttttgcatctgaactcttcaaatattttctagtatggtccaagtacagtcatttttgcagataacaatggctatttttggaaattcaaaatggctgactatggagaagatcccccttttcatgtatgaaaagtgcaatttttccagtcataatgaatacttagaatttgatgctggtggttagtattcatgaaaaaggtaacattagtgaatgggcagcatggattccggaaataaacaactaaaaatctcacacagtgtccctttaaaatatggTCAAACTTAATTCCAGTTGTAGCCTTGTTGTTTAAGTCTTGCCAATGATTCCAAAGGCACACAGCTTGATAAAGCTAAAAAGCCTTTAATAAGATGGGCTGACATGTGGAGAAGAGcctgaaaatgaggactccaggctcttctatttgatgatttgcctattaacttaacctggtttactcctgaaccagctttgtagtataggccccaggagtTTATTCTGATACAgtaaatgtgttttttgtttgtctgccCATCAGCTAGAGACATGGCCTTTCTTGCAGAGGAGGTTTGTGGGTGTAAAGCTGAATACCTGCAAGGAGGAATGAAGGGAACCAATACCGCCTTAATTTTGAAGCATCTCTTGGAGGGACAGCCTGTTCTCGTACCGTATCCTAACAGAATAATACAGTTCACAAAAAGTTATGCTGGATATTTACCTTTCAGGTGAAATGTCATGGTGAACTTATAATATACTATAGCCTCAACCTCAACCTAATTTTCATGTACAGTAGCTGTTTTTTAACACTAATTCATTTCCAACGTATTCACTTTCTCATATGCAGTATTTTactgaaagttaaaaaaaaaactttgtgaaCTGTGTATATATAGACACAGCACCACACATACCACAGTACCTCAAATAGGACATGCAGTTATGCACAACTGAATTAAAGTGTGTCAGTTAGAGTGAGCCAAAACAGTTTGGAGTGTAGTGTAATTATTTAGAGGGTGGGGTTTGTGAGCTTCACACTTGTCTACTGTGTCTTGCCTTGATTGCTTTCTCTCAGATATGATGAGGACTTCAATCACGAGCCTTGCCAGCGCAGTGGTCACAGGGCACACTGGGCTGTCATCTCAGGTGAGAATACTATACTGGCTACTGAGCACTACACTgggggcagccgtgacctagtggttagagagttggtctttcaatctaggggtttccGGTcctaatcccccctgacctctccctacatctccatccatggctgaagtgcacttgagtaaggcatctaaccccacattactccagggactgtaaccaataccctgaaaacgaatagttgtaagtcgctatgaataaatgaaagcgtcagctaagtgtaatgtaatggctaAACCAATGATCCATATACTGTAGGTATTCCTTGTagtgggggtgctgtggctcaGGGGGCTAAGGTACTGAGCCTTAAATCTGGGGATCCAGGTTCAATTCcaacccaaggtcatttcccaatccttcccacaATTCTTACATGCACAGAATGCATGTGACTAAGAAAATGAATGTATGTTCATGTTAAAGCTTGATGGAATTGTTTGACCATAGGAAGAACAGTGCTCCTGTGAAACGGAAGCTGATGTGAGATGTGATCaataatcaatcaatccatcaatcaatcaatcaatcaataaacaaTCCATTCCCCAGTCCTCTCTACCACTACTCCCCTGTCacgcaacaaaaaaacccaaaatattcATTCCACCTAAAATATCCTTCCCAACACAATTCATCCATGCTGGCGTCCTGTTTTAGTGCTTATGTTGTTTACCTGTCTGATTGTAGGTGTAATGGTGGGTCTGACCATGAGCAGTCTGGACAGCATGCAAGTCAAGCCAGATGACACGCTTCCATGGGTCTTTACGCCCCAGGAAGGGGTTTCTCCTACGTGGTCTATGGACAGCATGCAAGAGGTTTACGTTTTAGCCAAGCAGGGAAAAAGCCTGAAATACCAACTGTGGGACCTTGGGGTAGTGGCTGAAAGCAACATTCAGCTGAGAGAGTTGGACCCAAAGCGGGAGAACGATGGAAGCAGTTATGTGCTGCCCTCTGGTGGCGTGGAAGCGGGACTGGCAGGACAGGCGGTGATGCTCCACACAAAGACATCAGCTTGTTGATGAACTCTTTTCTTTTTTGACGGCTCTTTTCACTTGACGTGAGACACCTTTGAACACGGAACATTTCATTGCCTATCAAAGCAGTCACTGAATCACTGAATATATGAAACTGCACCCCTGCTACAATTTTACAAGAGAGAAACTACACTGGACATTATATTTTGCATATtgcgagaaaaactgtaaaaaaaaatcttctatcATCATTAAGCAGCTAGTATGTGCTATGGTTCCTCTTGGTCCTGGAATGTTTGAGGATGAATGTTACACTTAAGACCTTGTAAAAGTGAAGATGCTCATGAAGGTAAGCAGTCATTTTGCCAGCTGATAAACTTATACAAAACAGTGCCACATAGGCATACTCCCCACAGAACAACACagtttgacgtttttttttttgtttttttaaagggaacAAATCTGGTCAATCATTCTTAGATTAGAAACCTTTTTTGATGCTCATGAAAGGATATATGTACCGGACACATACAAAATTGTCTTAACTTTCCTTTTTTGGTAAATAATAATAGTTTtgctacagtatatacagtgccTTTCAAGGAAGGTGTTGACCGTCAGCCTGGCGATTAAATGaacaaaaggatttaagtgtgcaggcaTTTTTTCTTCAGTTGAGAGTTTTCATTCATCTTTGGCAACGTATACATTTTGAGTGCAGTGTAATCTGTTTAAATGCAgataaagcgcctttcaaaacatccAAGGTCATTTAACATTGCATCTTtgtaagtatgtatgtgtgtgtgtgtgtatgcatgtgtataaaTAAAAGCGGGACCTGAACATGCTAAGCTTTCATAACTACATAGCCTTATCTAACGTCATCCTAGTTCATAAGTGTCTGCATGGTAAAGCCCCTCAGTTGCTTTGTGATAACATCCAACCAATACAGGTTGCTGGGAGGTCCACCAGGAACGCTGTAGCGGGCAACTGTAGGGTACCACACCGCGAAACGGTCTTTGGCCAGTCTTCATTCCTGATCAAAAGAACTAATCAATGGAGTAGCTTGCCATCTGATATCAAGGCTATTCATAATCATGAACAGTTTAAAACGCAACTGAAGGAGTTCCTAAAAAGCAACCAGGTATGTAgtcatgtgggggggggggttaattggtgtgtgcatgtgtttgtgagagagaggggtggggtagttgatttggtgtgtgtgtgtggggggggctgatttcgtgtgtgtgtgtgtgtgtatatatattgtgtgtgtgataatgtgtaagaatacataacagtaagtacAGGACAGATGTAGGATTGGTAGGAAAAGTGTTGTGtgatgtttagtgaatgcatgagatggatggaagaattAACACcaattttaaataataatttaaataatagttttcaaaaatgaatgatttgactgaatgagtgtataggctgtttttatgataatattgttttattgttattgctgctattgtattgttttaaaagccttCTAGGtacaggcattggaaattagcttttggctatacatgctatgatgcttgctgtttggttgttatgcaacctacatgttatctatctgtccctatcaaataaaataaactaaactaatgtGCATAAGTATGTACAGTGAgttcaataagtatttgatcccttgctgattttgttggtttgcctactaacaaagacatgatcagtcaatacatgTTATGAtgatatgtattctaatatggagagacagaatatcaaaaagaaaatcctgaaattaactgaagagaatatatattaatttatttttatttcatcgagcaaaataagtatttgattccctgccaactgataacagttctggGTCCACAGAcaagatgggcacttccgatcaacttgtcatctgaattaaagacacctgtacatactaacatgcataaaataaacattgaatcAGCTGAATCAGTCCATattatgagtgaatcagtcacactcccaccttaccagcatgggaaagaccaaagagtggtcaaatggtatcacggacaagattttagacctgaacaaagattaaatgggctacaaagaagaaagagactgggtattaatgacccccaactgttgatgcatttcttccaaaatgtaaggaatacaaaatgactatccatcagcctgcctGGGGTTCTATataagatttgaccttttgtagggatttaataatcatgagaacagaaagaaagcaccctagacctgtacgggatgaactaggcaatgatatcaaagctactggggcgaaaatcactgagaaaacaacTGGTtgcacagaggtttaaaatcctgtagtacacacatggtacctctacttcagaaggaacctgtgcagtcccacctgaggtttgccaacaaacatcagactggtttaggatatgacaaggatgtgctgtagtcagatgaaaccaaagtcaagctgtttggcattaacacaattcaatgtgttttgagaaagaggaCTGCtgtatgatcccaagaacaccctcatcaccatcatgcatgaaagttgtatcattatggtttgagggtgtttgtctggccaaggcacaggacaacttcacatcgtcaacaaatggatggatggagacatgcaatgtgcaatcctgagtgcaaacgtccttccctccacccctacactgaaggtgggccatttttggatctcccaacatgacaataatacacagcatacagtcaaagcaacgaaggagtggctca encodes:
- the actmap gene encoding actin maturation protease isoform X2; translated protein: MSMENPPLPPPVLPPPPPPPPPTALGPSSSGKKKLYQAIAEGKAPVQGDYEEALCLLRQRESGYRKDLQWLLLNKYVPSLIQDGPQCGLVALWMASQLLQPPKGISMDTIVHKARTKGYTVQGEMFSARDMAFLAEEVCGCKAEYLQGGMKGTNTALILKHLLEGQPVLVPYDEDFNHEPCQRSGHRAHWAVISGVMVGLTMSSLDSMQVKPDDTLPWVFTPQEGVSPTWSMDSMQEVYVLAKQGKSLKYQLWDLGVVAESNIQLRELDPKRENDGSSYVLPSGGVEAGLAGQAVMLHTKTSAC
- the actmap gene encoding actin maturation protease isoform X1, producing MSMENPPLPPPVLPPPPPPPPPTALGPSSSGKKKLYQAIAEGKAPVQGDYEEALCLLRQRESGYRKDLQWLLLNKYVPSLIQDGPQCGLVALWMASQLLQPPKGISMDTIVHKARTKGYTVQGEMFSARDMAFLAEEVCGCKAEYLQGGMKGTNTALILKHLLEGQPVLVPYPNRIIQFTKSYAGYLPFRYDEDFNHEPCQRSGHRAHWAVISGVMVGLTMSSLDSMQVKPDDTLPWVFTPQEGVSPTWSMDSMQEVYVLAKQGKSLKYQLWDLGVVAESNIQLRELDPKRENDGSSYVLPSGGVEAGLAGQAVMLHTKTSAC